The nucleotide sequence AATTGGCCACGGCGTATTTGACCACTTGATACACCCAGTAACATAGTGGTCAGTGAATCAGTCAGTATGGTATAGGTATAAATGGATAATGACACTCAATACAAGTTTTTACCAACcggagtagagagagagagagagaagcaaaagGGGAGGACTACCCGAGGAGATGGAGGACAGTGCACATTGGCAAGAGGAGACAGACAGACGAGGATGAAGAGGAGACAACGGTTATACAGCATCATTAACACAGGAGGCGgtaaatgaagagagagagagagagaggacaagaAAAGAGAGGAATGAGTGTGTAAAATAGacagaaaatgaaaaaagaaaataaggACATCGCAATTGtcctaaatataaaaaaaactgatgccaacatatatatatatatatatatatataatcgttgGGCCTTtacaactttgttgttgttgtatatctGTAATTGGAATCGATAATACAAGATAAACTTATTGTCCAGCGTGGTTTGGTATTCTTCCATTGACAACCCGATAAACCCTGTAAGATGAACTTAACAGGATAGTATAGCCTATACCGGACCAAACCGAGCAAGATCACCCAATCCTCTTTTATGATGAGAGCACATGTTTTCTTGATTTGATAGAACTTACTTTCGAGGAAAAAGTTGAATGATGAGAAGCATAGAAGTACGGTTTGTTAAAGTAAAGAAGGAAATCTATAATAAAGACCATGAAACATCTAGTTCCGATAGTGTTCTAAAAACCCTACCAAAATAATATCTCCATGACCTTAGATAATAGTGTTCTAAAAACATCTAGTACAGGTGCAAAAGACCTAGAAAACATATAAATATTCAGCTAAATCATGATCCCAAGAACCTCGGAACAAACTATCAATTTGATTTTCCATACCTCTTCACATGCAAGTCTTCGTAACAGAACTAATCCTCCAATAACAATGATAGTAGTAATAGATGCGCTATTATGGCGACTGATTATTATATCAGCACAATAACTGAATTTGGGTATCTTTAAAATGCCAAAATTAAGGTCTTCAAAATGTTCGCTTATTTTCTTATGCTTGAACTACTGCAACACAAGCTACTTACAATATTGAAAATTTTAGAAGGGAGTCTAAACTCCAAACACTTCCTCTCCGGTGCATAACCCATTGGTCTTATTTATAGCCGGTATTTAAAAATCAAAGGGAAGTAAACAAGAAAGCAAAGAGTATTTAGAAAGCAAAAGGAAATAGATGTATCACTATAATCCTTTTCCTTCTTTGGGATAAGCTACTTGTAGAAATAGACATTCAAACTGCATCAAAGCAGCATCAACTAATCCTCTCCCAAGTCATCCATCTTCAAAGGAAGAAACAACCATTCTCTCGGCCCGTTTTAATCGTGACCCTTCCATACTCTCTGATGATGGATTTGGGCAAGATGCAAAATATTATGTCAAAACTGCTAAACCTAAGAAAGGCAATCAGCAGGAAAGCAGGAAGAACTAGAAGTCAGAAGACAAAGATCACCTTTGGAGGAAGGCAGCTCCTTGCCGTCCTTCATATAGTACTCTCGAATCGACAGCAGCGTCTTCCCTCTGAAGTCCTGAAGCGTCACCCTTCTCTTACTCGACAACTGCGACAAGAAGAATCAAACGAATCAACGGAGCAATATGGGGAAAAGGGAAGCATAAACACTAGGGTTTCTCTAATCCCCTAACTGCTCAGGGCTCGTCGAGTAACTTACGCGACAAATGATTAGATCGCCGTCATCATCATACTCTTTGGACCCTCGACGCCTCTTCTTCGCGCCCtcatcctcatcttcctcttcctcttcctcctcctcctctcgatcTCGTTCCGGTTGCTCCACCGCCACTTCCTCTTGTTCTTGTCCCGGATCGGATTTGTCGTCGTCATGGCCGTCGTTGCTATTCTGTGAGATGAGGAAGGATTCGACGATACCACGGACGAAAAGCTTGCGGTCGCGGTGGGAGAGGTCGATGCCGAGCCTCTGGGCCGCCAAGGAGCGGACCTTGAACTCGGTCGTGCTCGTCATATCCGCGTCCCTCAGGATCTGCAGCACCGTCTCCTCGATCTGTCGCTTCGTCTCCTCGTCCATCGCCTCGCTTCCTCCCCCTTCTCTTCTTTTGCCGAGCGAGTCGGGACGGTGTCAGGGGACGACAAAACCCTGGGACGGAACGACCAAATGTTACATCGATACGAGTAGGCGAATCATTGACCGTTGGATCTTCATCGTTCGATGGATATAGACTATAAGGGTGCCATTCAAGAGTTTGTTCTTAGGGGCCGATCGGATCCAACTGGAGTTAGGAGCCGAATCCGAGAAGCTATTGATCCGAAATGAGCAAATCCTTCTCAAGTAAAAGATCAGGAGCTCCACGTATGCCAACAGCAAAACAGATATCGGTCTCGTCAAAGAAAGACTTCGGTCTTGATGGTTACTACGCAATTGATAAATCTCGACTTCATATAAGAAAGCCTTAATGGTTATGACGCTATTAAGaaaatcttgatgattattacgcTATCTGGATGCTTGGTTATTTCAATCGAAACAATTAATGATAAACAACTATTTTCTAAacattattaaattatatcataaaatttaaagtTTAATTTCACACTTTATTTTTCAATTATCAATGTTAAGAGACTAATGACATTTGAACTAGTATAGAAGtcactaaatttatttttttaatattaaaattatttaattacaAAATTTTTAGAGCCGATTGATATTTGAATCAGTTTACAATTTGATGGACCGTATTAATAGGTCCAATCGATGACAgacaaaacaaagaaaaatgaGCAAAATTAACAACGGAATTACATAATACTCCTACAAGCGAAAAAAAAGTCATGAAGAGAGCAACAAATAACTAAGAAAAACAGATCAGAAGTATTTGttctaaaagaaatataaaacgaCTACAATCATTGTCATAATTAATTATGGTAGTAACTACATAAAGCAAAGGCAAACCATTAAGCTGTAAGAAGCTGCCGCGTGGTTTACGCTTTAAAGGTACATACAGTTCCTACCACCGCCTATCTCGAAAGAAATTTCTAGAACCAATTCCAGTGAAAACTTTTACATCACGCCGGCACCGTTGCCATGTCCAGTCTTCCAACCAGTTGCTTGCAACATTGCCATGTCATCACGACGGCACTGTAAACACAAACAGTAAGAGGTGAGACAAATGTCAAAAAGGAAAACTATATGAAAAGAAAACGACCTATCTTAGGACCTGAGAAGCCCTCTGTAATAAACTCATGTAAATGGTTGAATTACTGAACTGTATGATGTTCATGTTTGGCTTAAATCAGCATAATGCATCCACCACTGAACACACAAGAAATCTCGAACCTCTTGTTATTTTTCGATTGTAATGAGTCGTAAGCCGTATCTATAAAACCATTAGAAACATGCAACAGAAGACCTCAACAAGTTCTTATACGGCCGTGACATCCCATGTTGAGGATTAAGGGACAAAAACAAGGACTGCAACGTTAGTGAGCAATAAAATTTCATGACCATTAATCTTGTACTTAATTCAAAATGTTAGTATGAAGATGCAATTCACCTTATCAAGCAATGCAAAATATACATCACAAATTGCACCCTAAGTATGATCTCATTTGATTCCTAATGAGCAACAGTCAAATGTAGGCATAGTGACTTACTGTAGGTTGAAGTGTCAATCTGCTCTGGCAGCTCCTTAATGTCCACCTCAAACCTCTCTTGCACCTTCAAGTTATAGCAATATGACAATCAGACAACACTTAGAGATCAGCAAATAACACACACATTGTTCGGAACATAATAAAAAATACCTGATTGAGAACATCAGAGTCTGAAGCCGAAGAAACAAACGTAATAGCAAGTCCTTTGGTACCAAAACGACCAGCCCTTCCAAcctgaagaaaaaaaataatcctaGGCAGTTAGTAAATTAATGAGTTTTTCACTTGCATCTCATTTTAGTCAAGTATAGAGAAAGAGAATGACCCTGTGGAGATAAGTGTCAGCGGAATCTGGCATGTCATAGTTTATCACGATGTTGACTCGCTCAATATCAATTCCCCTCCCAACCAGATCGGTAGCTACAAGAATCCTTTTAAGACCTTCCTTGAAATTCTTATACCTCGTCAACCTGTGGATTATCACAATAAAAAACTAAATACAACTGAAAGGGAGAACTTGTATCAAAACTACCAATGGAACACATAACATACAAGATGTAAACGCCAACATGGACAGAACGGACCATATCACATTAGTTCTATTACTGTTAGTTCTGTTTCCAGCATTACCACCACAAGAACTGACAAATCACATTGACAAGCAAAAAAGCAATTTGCACAAGTGGTAGTGCTGGTGTAGGCAAAGCAAGAAAGGAATAGGTTGGTCCGAGAAGGATGTCCCTTGAGTAGGGTTTGGGTGTGGTAAGGTGACTGGAGATGCAATGGTGGTTGTAAGAGGTCATACTGACAGAGGTAGTAGTAGAGAGGTGCACAGGACAATAGATCAGGTGTTCAAGGTGATTGTTGTGATGGTGCAAGTGGTAGCAACTCAACCTGTCCACAATAGAGTGAGTCAGGTAGAGGTCGGTGATACATTGGAGGAGATGATAAAGGTTGTGGGAACAAGAAATAGTTGGTAGACATGGATCGAGAAGGTAATGGTAAACCACATTTAAGATCAACATATTAAGAAAGCATTTCGTATAACACAGAAAATTCAATACGGTTACCTTTAAGTTCTGGTGAGAATTCTTTTGATTGACAGGATATCTCCCAAGATGGTAGGATAATGTTTAAGAGGTGCATCAACTGTAATGTAACTCAAGACACAGAATTCCTTCTAAATTCTGGTGAGAACTACTTTTGACAAAAGGCTGTCACACCCACAAATCCCCTGAATTTCTAACCATATGTGACCAAGAAACAGAATACTAAAATATTCTAAATTCAATAACTACCAAACCAACCACCTTCGCTACTCCTTTAGTTCATTATTTAAgcttttatcaattgattttctgTTGTTTTCACCAGCACCCACGATTACCAACTACGTCAAGTGAAAAAGTGCCACAAAAAGATCAGTGACAAGCCAAAATCATAAAATGTAAAATGACATCAATCAATATCAATAGCCCTAAAACCTCACTTTTTTTGTTTGTGTACATTTAAGAGAGCTAGATAAATAGCCAGATAGATTAAATCATTCATATATCAATAGTCTCATTAAATTTTGCTAATGAGATTTGAATCCATTATGATTGTAGCCATTATGATTGTagttaaagcaagcttcctaaatATCTCATTATAGTATTCTCAAGACCAAGAGAAGAGCGAAAAGTGTTGGCTTGCAAAATCCTAAAGCTAAGATACAGCACACACTTGTAATTGGAGAATACACATCATCCAAATGAAAGCCAAAATTGAATGCTATATACATTAGCATAGAGAATCAAGCCAGAGAGAGTACGGTCATAGCTATTTACCTTTCCTCCTGTGACATGCCAGAGTGGATACAGATTGATGGGAAGTTGCACTCGACAAGTAACTTGTTCAGCTCCGCTGCTCTACTCACGCTTTTCACAAAGATCACAACTTGATTGAAGTCCAGTGCATCCAAAAGATCATTCAGTTTCCGGTTCTTTTCCAACTCGGTTAGTTTGATGTAGTGCTGCATGATAATGGATATTTAATGGAGAGCAATAACCATCATAATGCTGGGAATCAGAAATATAAAATCAGGTACCTGTACTAGACCATGCAATGTCAGTTTGGCCTCATCGTCAACGTATATTTCCATAGGCTGAAAGGGAAGAAATGTCAGATTAAAGAGGATTAGGGTCTTGTCCTCAAGCTAACTGAATCCAGTACCAAACCAATGATGTATGAACTGCTGGCCAGTTCTGTAAACTAATAGCCACATCAAGGGAACTTCTGATCACCAGTAACCCCCAAAAAGAGCACAAAAAAGTTGTCTGCACTCCACGGATCATTCTTCTCCTTCACCATATACCCAAGTAAAAGGTCCTCGCCCCCCAcccacataaataaaaaaaaattaccataaatctaggaagaCAACAGACAATAACACCAAAAAGCCTGATTCATAAACCTCTCGTGGGTGCCAGACCTTGAATCTATAAAGACCAAGACCTTTCAACCCTTTAAGCCACCCAATCATACCAACTAAAACTGGGGTACTAGAAGACTAATCAAACTTCAATAACCTGCTGATTGTGCATAAGCCACAGGTTATCCATAACCAGAAGTCAGAAATAAACTAGAGGTAAAAACTCAAAGACTTCTAATCTGAGCTGGCCACAGGACATTACATCTTGCATGAATCTTTTGCACACGGGGCGGATCTCCTTGCTGAGAGTCGCTGAGAACATCATAACTTGCTTGTCGTGAGGTGTCATTTTGAAGATCTCCTGAACGTCTCTACGCATATCTACAGAACAAACACAACTGTGAAGAGAACTTCCAGGATGTATAGAGGGGCAAAAACAGCCAGATCACTTGCAAGTTAATAGTCAACGGAAAACATCAAAAAGCCGGGGAAAAAAAGCATACCAAGTGACTCGAGCATCTTGTCACATTCATCAAGAATAAAGTGCCTCACATTCTTCAAAGAAAGATCTTTATCTCTTGCAAGTGCCAGTATTCTTCCTGGTGTGCCGACTACAATATGTGGGCATTCATTCTTCAAAATATCCTTGTGCTTCATGATGTGAACTCCACCATAAAAAACAGCAACCTTAATATCAGGCAAGTAAGTGCTGAACCTCTCGAACTCGTGGCAGATCTACAAGATTATAGCAAAAATGAATTCAAAATCCTCAAAACATCAAGCATGTAAAATAAATTATTCCTCAAAAAAGTTATAAACCTGATAAGCCAATTCCCTTGTATGACATAGCACAAGTGCAGCAACTTGCCCTGCAACGGGCTCAATTTGCTGTAGAGTTGAAAGAACAAAAACAGCAGTTTTCCCCATTCCGGACTTAGCTTGGCAGATGACATCCATTCCAAGGATAGCTTGAGGGATGCATTCATGTTGTACTGATGGAGAACCAAACAAAATTGGAGCAGTAGCCCAGTAAGTAAAAATTAACCTTCTTGATCCTTTTAATGGAAAGCTTTACCATTCTCCAGACTCAGGAATATGGAAGTACTGATTACCtgcaaatttaaaaaaattcatgtATCTGTACTGAAAGCATGTAGAATAAATTCCCTTAAACTCATGATTTTTGCTATCTTAAGCAGTTTACAACAATAAATTAGTGTAGTTTTACAACACAAAATTAATTCTCAAATagcttaaaatataatattttcaccAACATTAACACTGTTCCTTACAGGAAGTTTAAAGATCCACTCATCCACCAGACCCAGAGTGTGTTccaaactaaaaataataaactcAGGACTTCACCTATAAGAGAAACAGGAATTTTTTAATTGCCGCTAGAACGCatagatgcatttatcaatgctCATGTATTTAGAATTACAAGTTCTAGAAACCAGAAGCAGTACTACATCATATACTAGAAAATGCTTTTCAATCACAAAAAAGGCCACCAATCTGTGCCCTACATTAATGCCTCTACTGCTGTAAAATTGCACTCATCTCATAATAAAGTTTTTGGTAACCCATTCGAGTCACCATATCTGTTATAACCATCAACAGTTGTGAAATTATGCACTCCAAGTCAAGAACTATGTCTCTCTTAAATATATTCTATATCATGTTTCACCTACTTAAAAAGCAGATAATTTTATACAAATGAAATAACATGCTTTGATGTCATTTCTTATTTTTGCAGtacatttaaaattaattaataaagcaGCTTATGTGAAGCTTGACTTTAAATAGTTGTCGAAGATTTTGGATATCTAGACTTCTACTCTCCATGGGCTACTATTGTATGTGAAAAATGGTGTTGACTGTAACTGGGTAACAGTCAGAAGCTTTGACTGGGAAACTGGAATTTTATGTACAATAAGGTTGTAAGACTGATTCCCTTATTGCTTTGATTTCCCTTTCATTTCCCCAACAAACCTCAGATAAGTTTCAACAGAAACAATAGTTTCAAGGGTGCTCTTTCCCAATAAGAAAAAAGAGGGAGGAAAAGTAAGCAACGGAATAACCATCCAACACCTCAATTAAGAAAAATTACAGGATTGAAGCTTGAACATCCTGCCCAGATTAACCAACTTCTTTATGCTGCTCTCAAAAAGAGATACAAATCAGATCTTAACAAGACTATCACAAAATATGAATGATTATCAAAGTTGCAATTTAAATATTGCAACTACTCATGGAGGGCACCCCACGGGATGCCATGCATCAAGAAAAAGAATGAGCAGCATTAAATTTGCTTCTCATTTT is from Musa acuminata AAA Group cultivar baxijiao chromosome BXJ3-8, Cavendish_Baxijiao_AAA, whole genome shotgun sequence and encodes:
- the LOC135645601 gene encoding RNA polymerase II transcriptional coactivator KELP-like, producing the protein MDEETKRQIEETVLQILRDADMTSTTEFKVRSLAAQRLGIDLSHRDRKLFVRGIVESFLISQNSNDGHDDDKSDPGQEQEEVAVEQPERDREEEEEEEEEDEDEGAKKRRRGSKEYDDDGDLIICRLSSKRRVTLQDFRGKTLLSIREYYMKDGKELPSSKGISLTVEQWEAFRNAVPAIEAAIKKLEGSD
- the LOC135645600 gene encoding DEAD-box ATP-dependent RNA helicase 15 isoform X1 encodes the protein MGEARDNDAYEEELLDYEEEEEKAPDSAAAKASGEAVKKGYVGIHSSGFRDFLLKPELLRAIVDSGFEHPSEVQHECIPQAILGMDVICQAKSGMGKTAVFVLSTLQQIEPVAGQVAALVLCHTRELAYQICHEFERFSTYLPDIKVAVFYGGVHIMKHKDILKNECPHIVVGTPGRILALARDKDLSLKNVRHFILDECDKMLESLDMRRDVQEIFKMTPHDKQVMMFSATLSKEIRPVCKRFMQDPMEIYVDDEAKLTLHGLVQHYIKLTELEKNRKLNDLLDALDFNQVVIFVKSVSRAAELNKLLVECNFPSICIHSGMSQEERLTRYKNFKEGLKRILVATDLVGRGIDIERVNIVINYDMPDSADTYLHRVGRAGRFGTKGLAITFVSSASDSDVLNQVQERFEVDIKELPEQIDTSTYMPS
- the LOC135645600 gene encoding DEAD-box ATP-dependent RNA helicase 15 isoform X2, which encodes MDVICQAKSGMGKTAVFVLSTLQQIEPVAGQVAALVLCHTRELAYQICHEFERFSTYLPDIKVAVFYGGVHIMKHKDILKNECPHIVVGTPGRILALARDKDLSLKNVRHFILDECDKMLESLDMRRDVQEIFKMTPHDKQVMMFSATLSKEIRPVCKRFMQDPMEIYVDDEAKLTLHGLVQHYIKLTELEKNRKLNDLLDALDFNQVVIFVKSVSRAAELNKLLVECNFPSICIHSGMSQEERLTRYKNFKEGLKRILVATDLVGRGIDIERVNIVINYDMPDSADTYLHRVGRAGRFGTKGLAITFVSSASDSDVLNQVQERFEVDIKELPEQIDTSTYMPS